A genomic stretch from Bradyrhizobium sp. 195 includes:
- a CDS encoding alpha/beta fold hydrolase: MPKVQAGEIELGWREWGRGDVTVVFIHGNLASKDWIELAAPMFPNGLRVVAIDWRGCGESDRPKPAADYANYSMQQHALDMLAALDKLDIGYCHLATHSTGGIIAARMLLMQPRRFGRVFALDPVTPLGMSFDADQIGLFRAMMASKELTRIVMATAATSLFVPDSMTPNAIPRFREGLGEIQALFDRIIEQTFSVSEGIWIGTPVNLTRERESRELDRRMPDIGHSHLVLWGEWDGWILPADLRAMAEAMPDCRLVIVPGVGHSMNLERPALYAGYFGAWFGGLAA, translated from the coding sequence ATGCCGAAGGTGCAGGCGGGCGAAATCGAGTTGGGCTGGCGGGAGTGGGGACGAGGCGACGTCACCGTCGTCTTCATCCACGGCAATCTCGCCAGCAAGGACTGGATCGAGCTCGCCGCGCCGATGTTTCCGAACGGGCTGCGGGTGGTCGCGATCGACTGGCGCGGCTGCGGCGAAAGCGATCGGCCAAAGCCCGCTGCAGACTATGCCAACTATTCGATGCAGCAGCATGCGCTGGATATGCTGGCGGCCCTTGATAAGCTCGATATCGGATACTGCCACCTCGCCACTCATTCGACCGGTGGCATCATCGCAGCCCGCATGTTGCTGATGCAGCCTCGGCGCTTTGGTCGTGTGTTCGCACTCGATCCGGTCACGCCGCTGGGCATGTCCTTCGATGCCGACCAGATCGGCCTTTTCCGGGCAATGATGGCGAGCAAGGAACTGACGAGGATCGTGATGGCGACCGCCGCGACCTCGTTGTTCGTGCCGGATAGCATGACCCCGAATGCGATTCCCCGTTTCCGGGAAGGACTCGGCGAAATTCAAGCTCTGTTCGACCGGATCATCGAGCAGACCTTCAGCGTCTCCGAGGGAATCTGGATCGGAACGCCTGTCAATCTCACCCGCGAGAGGGAGAGCCGCGAACTCGATCGGCGTATGCCCGATATCGGGCATTCGCACCTGGTGCTATGGGGCGAGTGGGACGGCTGGATTTTGCCCGCGGATCTTCGCGCCATGGCGGAGGCGATGCCGGACTGCCGGCTCGTGATCGTGCCCGGCGTCGGGCATTCGATGAACCTCGAGCGGCCGGCTCTCTACGCCGGCTACTTCGGCGCCTGGTTCGGGGGGCTTGCGGCATAA
- a CDS encoding phasin — MAEINPSAEDIRGMLTEALGRLRKAHTEYFDLLERGLSSSPLPMADQAKQFCSFMQRNVNATFDLGDKLVQAKDAQDALKLQTEFFQGQIQALTDQARSAGESAMKAATGMFGQKN, encoded by the coding sequence ATGGCAGAGATCAATCCATCCGCCGAGGATATCCGCGGGATGCTCACCGAAGCCCTTGGCCGGTTGAGAAAGGCCCATACGGAGTATTTTGATCTGCTGGAAAGGGGGCTCAGTTCCTCGCCGCTGCCGATGGCCGACCAGGCCAAGCAGTTTTGCAGTTTCATGCAGCGCAACGTCAACGCGACGTTCGATCTTGGCGATAAGCTCGTTCAAGCCAAGGACGCTCAGGACGCGCTCAAGCTTCAGACCGAGTTCTTTCAGGGCCAGATCCAGGCCTTGACCGACCAGGCGAGGAGCGCTGGCGAGTCCGCTATGAAGGCGGCAACCGGCATGTTCGGACAGAAGAACTGA
- a CDS encoding potassium channel family protein: protein MVVQLLVGSIVSVINIVIHALVTVAAIVIARAVGLRYLARPRLPLMAVMVATAAALMVAHTIEVLVWALTYAVIGAAPAGSDLLYFAFVNYTTLGYGDITPVQEWRLTGPMTAMNGILMFGWSTAVLFEVLRKTLDDLGMTKLPGAR, encoded by the coding sequence GTGGTGGTTCAATTGTTGGTCGGCTCAATCGTCAGCGTGATCAACATCGTGATCCACGCTTTGGTAACCGTTGCGGCCATCGTCATCGCCCGGGCCGTCGGGCTTCGGTATCTTGCGCGGCCAAGGCTGCCACTGATGGCCGTGATGGTTGCGACAGCGGCGGCGCTGATGGTGGCGCACACAATCGAGGTTCTGGTCTGGGCGTTGACCTACGCCGTGATCGGCGCGGCCCCTGCCGGCAGCGACCTGCTTTATTTCGCTTTCGTCAACTACACCACTCTGGGCTATGGCGACATCACTCCCGTGCAAGAGTGGCGGCTGACGGGACCGATGACCGCGATGAACGGGATCCTGATGTTCGGCTGGTCAACCGCCGTTCTGTTCGAGGTCTTGCGCAAGACGCTCGACGATCTCGGAATGACCAAGCTGCCGGGTGCTCGGTGA
- a CDS encoding helix-turn-helix domain-containing protein, translating to MLVRTKTAPLPRPNSLHDFGMRSDSNPIICLNEFTYKKGTEVYGEKEPADYVYQVKSGAVRSYKLLSDGRRQIGAFHLAGDIFGLENGSEHRFTAEAIVDTTVQLVKRQSLELVAESDAMVARNLLSMTTINLQHAEDHMLLLGRKTSLERVAAFLLEMDKRLTASEVMALPMSRRDIADYLGLTLETVSRAISHLHDLGVLGFIGNTQRQIVLLDRRELASLDLQH from the coding sequence ATGCTGGTGCGCACAAAGACCGCCCCCCTGCCCCGCCCCAATTCGCTCCACGACTTCGGAATGAGGAGTGATTCGAATCCGATCATCTGTTTAAACGAATTTACATACAAAAAAGGAACGGAGGTCTACGGGGAGAAGGAGCCTGCCGACTATGTCTATCAGGTCAAGTCTGGTGCCGTACGAAGCTACAAGCTGCTGTCAGACGGTCGCCGCCAGATCGGCGCATTCCATCTTGCCGGCGACATTTTTGGCCTGGAGAACGGCAGCGAGCATCGGTTTACCGCCGAGGCGATCGTGGACACCACTGTGCAGCTCGTCAAAAGGCAAAGCCTTGAATTGGTAGCCGAAAGCGACGCGATGGTGGCGCGCAATCTGCTCAGCATGACGACAATCAATCTGCAGCACGCAGAGGACCACATGCTCCTGCTCGGTCGCAAGACGTCGCTGGAGCGGGTGGCGGCCTTCCTACTCGAAATGGACAAGCGGCTGACCGCATCCGAAGTCATGGCACTGCCGATGTCCCGGCGCGACATTGCCGATTATCTCGGCCTGACACTGGAGACCGTCTCGCGTGCGATATCGCACCTGCATGATCTCGGCGTCCTCGGCTTTATCGGCAATACCCAGCGCCAGATCGTGCTACTGGACCGGCGGGAGCTCGCCAGTCTCGATCTACAGCATTGA
- a CDS encoding response regulator transcription factor, producing the protein MPGLIHVVDDDVSFRTAMERRLKLAGYDVVTYASAQDLLDLLPAEDKPACILLDVQIPGLSGPELQARLLELGSTLPIVFLTGHADTQTTVRAIKAGAEDFLTKPVSSEELINAVERAMSRHEMTRAQHGKLVALRALVASLTPRERQVLDLMVRGKINKQIAYQLGTTERTVKAHRHQVMEKMQVLSFAELVSVAERLGMLDPNGDAGK; encoded by the coding sequence TTGCCCGGCCTCATTCACGTCGTAGACGACGACGTTTCGTTCCGAACGGCGATGGAACGCCGTCTCAAGCTTGCCGGCTATGACGTCGTCACCTATGCGTCTGCGCAGGATCTGCTCGATCTCTTGCCAGCCGAAGACAAGCCGGCATGCATCCTGCTTGACGTGCAGATACCGGGGCTGAGTGGGCCGGAGCTGCAAGCGCGTCTGCTCGAACTCGGTTCGACGCTGCCGATCGTCTTCCTCACCGGGCACGCCGATACGCAGACAACCGTGCGGGCCATCAAGGCCGGTGCGGAAGATTTCCTGACCAAGCCGGTGTCGTCAGAGGAGTTGATCAACGCGGTCGAGCGGGCCATGTCGCGCCATGAGATGACGCGCGCGCAGCACGGCAAGCTCGTTGCGCTTCGTGCTCTGGTCGCGTCGCTGACACCGCGAGAACGTCAGGTGCTCGACCTCATGGTGCGTGGCAAAATCAACAAGCAGATTGCCTACCAGCTCGGAACGACCGAGCGCACCGTGAAAGCTCACCGTCATCAGGTGATGGAAAAAATGCAGGTGCTTTCGTTCGCGGAACTTGTTTCGGTCGCAGAGCGACTGGGAATGCTCGATCCAAACGGCGATGCGGGCAAGTAG
- a CDS encoding response regulator → MPIRESVFVLDDDSSMRMSIKRLLREHGFGALLFASAKALFDHDDFGNVICIIIDINLSDQSGIAVRKRLTNEGVMAPVVYITGNDSAANRAAAIDSGCIAYLTKPFAAHSLIAPIERACGGII, encoded by the coding sequence GTGCCGATCCGAGAATCCGTCTTCGTCCTGGATGATGATTCATCGATGCGCATGAGCATCAAGCGACTGCTGCGAGAACACGGTTTTGGCGCGCTGCTGTTCGCCTCGGCGAAGGCGCTATTCGATCACGATGATTTCGGAAACGTCATCTGCATCATCATCGACATCAATTTGAGCGATCAATCCGGGATTGCGGTGCGCAAGCGGCTTACGAACGAAGGCGTGATGGCCCCCGTCGTCTACATTACCGGCAATGACAGCGCGGCGAACCGCGCGGCCGCGATCGACTCAGGGTGTATCGCTTATCTGACTAAGCCCTTCGCGGCGCACTCACTTATTGCGCCAATTGAGCGGGCCTGCGGCGGGATCATCTAG
- a CDS encoding invasion associated locus B family protein produces MAYARHCLSGLLVVVTAGVASSAVAATRQNSQTAKPAEVTTRGQREAKDITYGDWRKLCFRAGGAKMLCRTSITGTFPTGQTAVRVDLIEREGEPVARLQLFVPVGMYLQYPIKLTVDQGSPYRLPYSWCVTNACIAADVADPKIVKELESGKVLVLEVVDSNLLSLATSLPLAQFSVVHKGAPAQTFEQYVDE; encoded by the coding sequence ATGGCTTATGCACGTCACTGTTTGTCGGGCTTGCTGGTCGTCGTCACTGCCGGCGTAGCGTCCTCGGCGGTCGCCGCGACACGGCAAAATTCACAAACAGCGAAGCCCGCCGAGGTGACGACCCGGGGCCAACGCGAGGCAAAGGACATCACTTATGGAGACTGGCGCAAACTCTGCTTTAGGGCGGGTGGCGCCAAGATGCTGTGCCGGACTTCAATCACGGGCACCTTCCCGACCGGTCAAACCGCCGTGCGTGTGGACCTGATCGAGCGCGAGGGCGAGCCCGTTGCCAGACTGCAATTGTTTGTTCCGGTCGGCATGTATCTGCAGTACCCTATCAAGCTGACGGTGGATCAAGGAAGCCCTTACCGCCTACCCTATAGCTGGTGCGTCACCAATGCTTGCATTGCCGCCGATGTCGCCGATCCAAAAATCGTCAAGGAGCTGGAATCAGGAAAAGTGCTGGTCCTGGAGGTCGTCGATTCCAACCTTCTGTCGCTGGCGACGTCACTTCCGCTGGCGCAATTTTCCGTCGTGCACAAGGGAGCACCGGCGCAGACGTTCGAGCAGTATGTCGATGAATAA
- a CDS encoding alpha/beta hydrolase family protein → MRQPVSPALGWFAAMLLVLAAFTTTARAEKDVSIQEEIWALPLPLPMFAYLVRPVGDGPFPLVIMNHGVSLNPTDRSFFPLVEFRDAAKWFAKRGHLVVAPVGTGYGASAIDIPERGIYGPFFSKVGKCTNPNFRDAGLAVAQVDLWIIDYLAAEKRIVPKDVIVVGQSAGGWASIALSSVNPPQVKAIITFAAGRGGRVDGKPNNNCAPDKLVEATANFGRISRVPMLWIYIENDTFFGPDLSKRMHDAFTAAGGRAEYHLMPPFGNEGHFFIGSPDAIPIWSPLVTKFLDAPH, encoded by the coding sequence ATGCGGCAACCAGTCAGCCCGGCGCTCGGGTGGTTCGCGGCCATGTTGCTGGTGCTGGCCGCTTTCACGACGACCGCACGCGCGGAGAAAGATGTCTCCATCCAGGAGGAGATCTGGGCGCTGCCACTACCGCTACCAATGTTCGCCTACCTGGTGCGTCCGGTCGGCGACGGTCCGTTCCCGCTCGTCATCATGAACCACGGGGTCTCACTCAATCCGACGGACCGCAGCTTCTTTCCGTTGGTGGAATTCCGCGACGCCGCCAAATGGTTCGCAAAGCGAGGCCACCTGGTGGTGGCGCCCGTAGGGACGGGGTATGGCGCCTCGGCCATCGATATCCCCGAGCGCGGCATTTACGGCCCGTTCTTTTCCAAGGTCGGCAAGTGCACCAACCCTAATTTCCGCGACGCCGGCCTGGCAGTGGCGCAGGTCGATCTCTGGATTATCGACTATCTGGCTGCCGAGAAGCGCATTGTGCCCAAGGATGTCATTGTCGTCGGGCAATCCGCCGGCGGCTGGGCTTCCATTGCGCTGTCCAGCGTCAACCCGCCTCAGGTCAAGGCGATCATCACCTTCGCGGCCGGCCGCGGCGGCCGTGTCGACGGCAAGCCGAACAACAATTGCGCGCCGGACAAGCTCGTCGAGGCGACCGCGAATTTCGGCCGCATTTCGCGCGTGCCGATGCTCTGGATCTATATCGAGAACGACACGTTTTTCGGCCCCGATCTGTCCAAGCGCATGCACGACGCCTTCACCGCCGCGGGCGGCAGGGCCGAGTACCATCTGATGCCGCCGTTCGGCAATGAAGGACACTTCTTCATTGGTTCCCCGGACGCCATTCCGATCTGGTCGCCGCTGGTGACGAAATTTCTCGACGCGCCGCACTAG
- a CDS encoding aspartate:alanine exchanger family transporter: protein MDTVRWIITTAPEIFLLLAVAIGTILGRIKVRGFSIGTTACILVVAVLMGQLGTFTFPSLLRVILFSLFVFTIGYRSGPEFFASLSFRTLAQVALALVLGGTGLAIVLLFAHGFRLDPGTASGIAAGALTQSSVIGTASGALAQLGLPKDVLSQQEANIAAGYAVTYVLGYILTLLFVPFVAPKLMGIDLKVEAKKLEAELAGGDPPKSENLSYRKFQARAYRVTAAAGRTVRSIEEEIGSRTVVERIVRGRADIEPHLETVLEAGDDIVLAGRTAAIVAAKPIIGTEIDADEILKTMPGNVLEVLVDNRHLHGRSIQEIASRVGTDARGVFLRALTRMGREVPLSADTRIYVGDVMTLVGGTRNIERAATAIGQILRSGDRTDIAFLAIGIAAGLLAGLVSFRIGGIALSLGGGGGALIAGLFCGWLRSRKPTMGAMPPAAQQTLSDLGLGGFIAAIGLGNGAAAWAAIQAHGLLLVGMGLVITVVPLIVATLFARHVLRMNPVITCGALAGAMTVDAAVTGACDVAESQTPVLGVAVPYAVGNVVLTVLGPIIVAATYTG from the coding sequence ATGGACACCGTCAGGTGGATCATCACCACCGCTCCGGAGATATTCCTGCTGCTGGCGGTCGCCATCGGCACGATCCTCGGCCGCATTAAGGTTCGCGGCTTCTCGATAGGGACCACCGCCTGTATCCTGGTCGTCGCCGTGCTGATGGGGCAGCTCGGAACGTTCACGTTTCCGTCGCTCTTGCGCGTCATCCTGTTCAGCCTGTTCGTGTTCACGATCGGCTATCGGTCGGGACCGGAATTCTTCGCTTCCTTGAGCTTCCGCACCCTTGCCCAGGTCGCCCTGGCGCTGGTGCTGGGGGGCACGGGTCTCGCGATCGTCTTGTTGTTCGCGCACGGCTTCCGGCTCGATCCTGGCACCGCCTCCGGAATCGCGGCCGGAGCACTGACGCAATCCTCGGTCATCGGCACCGCGTCGGGCGCCCTGGCCCAGCTCGGCCTGCCCAAGGATGTGCTCAGTCAGCAGGAGGCGAACATCGCGGCGGGTTATGCCGTCACCTACGTCCTCGGCTATATCCTGACACTGCTGTTCGTCCCCTTCGTTGCCCCCAAGCTGATGGGGATCGATCTGAAGGTGGAGGCCAAGAAGCTCGAGGCGGAGCTTGCCGGCGGCGATCCGCCCAAAAGCGAAAATCTCTCCTACCGCAAGTTCCAGGCGCGCGCCTACCGCGTGACCGCAGCCGCCGGCCGCACCGTCCGGTCGATCGAGGAAGAGATCGGAAGTCGCACGGTCGTCGAGCGCATCGTCCGCGGGCGCGCGGACATCGAACCGCATCTCGAAACTGTGCTCGAAGCCGGCGACGACATCGTCCTCGCCGGTCGCACTGCTGCCATTGTCGCGGCGAAGCCGATCATCGGCACCGAGATCGATGCCGACGAGATCCTGAAGACGATGCCGGGCAACGTGCTCGAGGTGCTCGTGGACAATCGCCATCTCCATGGCCGCTCAATCCAGGAGATCGCGTCCCGCGTCGGCACCGACGCTCGGGGTGTCTTTCTACGCGCCCTCACCCGTATGGGCCGAGAGGTGCCTCTAAGCGCGGACACGCGGATCTATGTCGGCGACGTCATGACCCTGGTCGGCGGTACGCGCAACATCGAGCGTGCCGCAACGGCGATTGGCCAGATCCTACGTTCGGGCGATCGCACCGACATCGCATTTCTCGCGATCGGCATTGCGGCCGGCCTGCTCGCAGGGCTCGTCAGCTTCAGGATCGGCGGCATCGCCCTCTCGCTTGGCGGCGGCGGCGGCGCGCTGATTGCAGGCCTTTTCTGCGGCTGGCTGCGGTCGCGCAAGCCGACCATGGGAGCAATGCCGCCGGCTGCGCAGCAGACCCTGAGCGATCTCGGGCTCGGCGGCTTCATTGCGGCGATCGGGCTTGGCAACGGCGCCGCCGCCTGGGCTGCGATCCAGGCCCACGGGCTGCTTCTTGTCGGCATGGGCCTTGTCATCACCGTCGTACCTCTGATCGTCGCGACGCTGTTTGCACGTCACGTGCTGCGCATGAACCCTGTCATCACCTGCGGCGCGCTGGCCGGCGCCATGACCGTCGATGCCGCCGTGACCGGTGCCTGCGACGTCGCGGAGAGCCAGACGCCGGTGCTCGGCGTCGCCGTCCCGTACGCGGTCGGAAACGTGGTGCTGACCGTACTCGGTCCGATCATCGTGGCCGCCACCTACACCGGATGA
- a CDS encoding YoaK family protein, with protein MSTLDVAAGVVRREETVEVVLLLAFAGGYIDAYTWIIHGVLANAQTANLIFLWGYATAGNWAKALHFVPPILAFTVGIVIAAWLRRATGERAGAVSILIEILLLASIGIVHNRMPDLAGTLGISLVAAMQTAIFTKVEGVLCSTVMITGNMRQAVENMFAVTSGDAAVGTLRRSGIFAALCAVFGFGAAIGALVTKSIPDLALGIPVVALLAVLLRCEATPREVAS; from the coding sequence ATGAGCACCCTGGACGTCGCAGCCGGCGTGGTGCGCCGCGAGGAGACCGTCGAGGTGGTGCTGCTGCTGGCGTTTGCCGGCGGCTATATCGACGCCTATACCTGGATCATCCATGGCGTATTGGCGAACGCCCAGACCGCCAATCTGATATTTCTCTGGGGCTACGCGACCGCCGGGAATTGGGCGAAGGCGCTTCACTTCGTGCCGCCGATCCTCGCCTTCACAGTGGGCATCGTCATCGCGGCATGGCTCCGTCGCGCCACCGGCGAACGAGCTGGCGCGGTCAGCATCTTGATCGAGATCCTGTTGTTGGCTTCAATCGGCATTGTGCACAACCGGATGCCTGATCTTGCAGGTACGCTCGGTATTTCGCTCGTCGCCGCGATGCAGACCGCCATCTTCACCAAGGTCGAAGGCGTCCTTTGCAGCACCGTGATGATCACGGGCAATATGCGCCAGGCGGTCGAGAATATGTTTGCAGTAACATCCGGCGACGCGGCGGTCGGAACACTGCGCCGCTCAGGCATCTTCGCCGCCTTGTGCGCCGTGTTTGGCTTTGGCGCGGCGATCGGTGCCTTAGTCACCAAAAGCATCCCCGATCTCGCGCTCGGCATTCCCGTGGTTGCGTTGCTCGCCGTATTGCTGCGCTGCGAGGCGACGCCCCGCGAGGTGGCGTCGTGA
- a CDS encoding SulP family inorganic anion transporter, translated as MNAPRGLGWTRFFPPFGWLAAYRREWLPSDAVAGITLAAYAIPVSLAYAALAGLPPQVGVYGYMLGGIGYALLGSSRQLAIGPTSAISLMIAGTVGALAGGDAVRYAQIASLAAFAVAVLCFIAWLFKLSVLVCLVSDSILVGFKAGAGLTIIMSQLPSLLGVAGGGHDFFDRAVKLMGQLGDIAPLVLAIGAFAVLLLLLGERLLPGKPVGITIVALAILAASLLGLPALGVPVTGKIPEGLPVLGMPTFGLLEFDDLFPLAAGCVLLAYIEGVSAARSFAAKHGYPLDVRQEFLGLGAANLAAAFGHGYPVAGGLSQSAVNDSAGARTPLALVICSVTLGLCLLFFTGLLTNLPKAVLAAIVFAAVYKLVDIRALLRMWQVSRIDFCAASIALVSVLLLGILQGVLLASIASIFLLLARASRPNVAFLGRLPGSGRYSDSARHEDVEPLAGILAFRPEASLLYINVGTILEAVLIALRRSPDIRLVACDLSASPYIDLAGARMLHDLYDELAAREVTFCIVGAHAQLRDLLRAEGLAEKTDSGQWLRSLDSVLGDVRRA; from the coding sequence GTGAACGCGCCACGTGGCCTCGGCTGGACACGGTTCTTTCCGCCGTTCGGCTGGCTTGCTGCCTATCGGCGCGAATGGCTTCCCTCCGACGCCGTCGCCGGCATCACCCTGGCCGCCTACGCCATCCCGGTTTCGCTCGCCTATGCTGCGCTGGCAGGCCTGCCGCCACAGGTCGGCGTCTACGGCTACATGCTCGGAGGCATCGGCTATGCCTTGCTTGGATCATCGCGGCAACTCGCGATCGGTCCAACCTCAGCGATCTCCCTGATGATTGCGGGCACCGTCGGCGCACTCGCCGGCGGCGATGCGGTGCGCTATGCGCAGATCGCGAGCCTTGCTGCCTTTGCCGTGGCAGTGCTGTGCTTCATTGCCTGGCTGTTCAAGCTGAGTGTGCTCGTCTGCCTCGTCAGCGACAGTATTCTGGTCGGCTTCAAGGCCGGTGCGGGACTCACCATCATCATGAGCCAGTTGCCGAGCCTGCTCGGGGTTGCCGGCGGCGGCCATGATTTCTTCGACCGCGCCGTCAAGCTGATGGGGCAGCTCGGCGATATCGCCCCGCTTGTGCTTGCGATCGGCGCGTTTGCCGTGTTGTTGCTCCTGCTCGGAGAGCGGCTGCTGCCGGGCAAGCCGGTCGGCATCACCATCGTGGCGCTGGCAATCCTGGCCGCTTCGCTGCTGGGCCTCCCGGCGCTCGGTGTGCCCGTCACAGGGAAGATACCCGAGGGGCTGCCGGTACTGGGGATGCCCACATTCGGGCTGCTGGAGTTCGACGATCTGTTCCCGCTCGCCGCCGGATGTGTGCTGCTGGCCTACATCGAAGGCGTTTCTGCTGCCCGCAGCTTTGCAGCGAAGCACGGCTATCCTCTCGACGTCAGGCAGGAGTTTTTGGGGTTGGGCGCCGCGAATCTCGCGGCCGCTTTTGGCCATGGCTACCCCGTCGCCGGCGGCCTGTCGCAATCCGCAGTGAACGACAGCGCCGGCGCACGAACGCCGCTGGCGCTGGTGATCTGCTCGGTGACGCTGGGGCTGTGCCTCCTGTTCTTCACCGGGCTCTTGACCAACCTGCCCAAGGCGGTGCTCGCGGCCATTGTCTTTGCCGCGGTGTACAAGCTCGTGGATATCCGCGCGCTGCTTCGGATGTGGCAGGTCAGCCGCATCGACTTCTGTGCCGCGTCGATCGCGCTCGTCTCCGTGCTGCTGCTGGGCATCCTGCAGGGTGTCCTGCTGGCATCGATCGCATCTATCTTCCTGTTGCTGGCACGGGCCTCGCGGCCCAATGTGGCATTCCTGGGCCGGCTGCCGGGTAGCGGCCGCTATTCCGACAGCGCGCGGCACGAAGACGTCGAGCCCCTAGCCGGCATCCTCGCGTTCCGCCCGGAGGCTTCGCTGCTCTATATCAATGTCGGAACGATCCTCGAGGCAGTCCTGATCGCGCTCCGGCGATCGCCGGACATCCGGCTGGTGGCGTGCGACCTTTCGGCATCGCCCTATATCGATCTCGCTGGCGCGCGCATGCTGCACGATCTGTACGACGAACTCGCCGCGCGTGAGGTCACGTTCTGTATCGTCGGCGCGCATGCGCAGCTCCGCGACCTGCTACGGGCCGAAGGGCTCGCGGAAAAGACCGACAGCGGCCAGTGGCTACGCTCGCTCGACAGCGTCTTGGGCGATGTCAGACGGGCCTGA